The following is a genomic window from Synechococcus sp. JA-2-3B'a(2-13).
GACTTACCATTGCGGTAGGACTTACCCCGCTCAGGGTGGATGTGCAGGCATTTGTGGCAGGTCTGACTGGTATAGGCAGGCGGAACCAGTACCACAGGCACCCCAGCAATGGCAGCCTTGTAGGCTACAAACATCCTGAGCTGGTAGAACGCCCAGTTGTTAGTCCTGCGCCGCTCAGCCTTACTTCGAGACTTCTGATTCAGGCAATCTCTGATGCCTGTCAAGTCTTCAAAAGCCAGTGCCGCACCAATAGCCTGGGCATCCCTGACCAAGGTTTTGCTGATGTTATGGTTCAGCCATGTCTGGTAGCGCCGTTCTCTCCCAGAGAGCCTTCTCAGCAGTCTCCTAGAGCTGCGAGTGCGTTTGGATTGAACCTTGGCGCGTACACGGCTGAACCGGTCACGGACGGCCTGGATGTGCTCTCCACTCCAAGAGCGTCCGTTGCTAGCGGTGGCGATATCCCGCCTGCCCAAGTCAACTCCGATTACCTTTGGAGTTTTGCCAGTCGGGGGAGTATCCAGCTCAACAGCAATGTTGATGTAGTAGTCCCCTTGCTTGGTCTTGGACAGAGTAGCGCTGGTGGGCGTTTGCCCCCGCAGGAGCGCTATCTGGTAGCCACCGATCTTGAGTTTGAGCCAGACTCGCCCGCTCAACAGAGTCACACCAACAGTCTGTTCAGACTCTCGGTACCTAAAAGTACGCGCGTCCAAAGTCAGACTGGTGGGGCGAAACTTGTGGACTTGCTTCACCGCCTTGGCATTGCTAATCACCCGACGGAGCGCCTGACAGACGTGGTTGGCTTTCAGCCCCGTTGCTGCCCTTACCGGCCGATAGACCAAGTGGTGCAGCTTAGCGGTGTTCCAGCAGTTCTTTTGTTTGGCGGTATCGAGAATCTGGTTGCAAGCATTCGCAAAGCCCTGCAAAGTGCGGTCAATTTCTTGACGCAACTCTTGTGGGACTAT
Proteins encoded in this region:
- a CDS encoding RNA-guided endonuclease InsQ/TnpB family protein, producing MSQTISVRCKLIVPQELRQEIDRTLQGFANACNQILDTAKQKNCWNTAKLHHLVYRPVRAATGLKANHVCQALRRVISNAKAVKQVHKFRPTSLTLDARTFRYRESEQTVGVTLLSGRVWLKLKIGGYQIALLRGQTPTSATLSKTKQGDYYINIAVELDTPPTGKTPKVIGVDLGRRDIATASNGRSWSGEHIQAVRDRFSRVRAKVQSKRTRSSRRLLRRLSGRERRYQTWLNHNISKTLVRDAQAIGAALAFEDLTGIRDCLNQKSRSKAERRRTNNWAFYQLRMFVAYKAAIAGVPVVLVPPAYTSQTCHKCLHIHPERGKSYRNGKSFKCGHCGWEGDADHNAAQVISLLGATVNSPEIPKLSCPLGPLGIGIKPAPCA